GCTCTTGAGTTTATTTATGCACAGAATTGCTTCTCCCTAGTTTGTCATCCATTTCAATCCCCTCTAACTCCTTGATGTTTCATCCCTCTTTTGTTGCCATGGTGTTATCCCCCTAAGACCCCCACCTTTCCTTTTCTCCCTGCATCATTCCAGGTTCCCCCATTACATACTGTCTTGCCAGGTCCTCAGAAACAATTTCACATTCCACGTTCCTCGCTATACGCTGCCTCTGCCAAATTTGTTATCTCTGTATCCCGCACTCTTTTCACACCTCAGTCACCGGCATCTGAGTGTCCTGCTTCAGGCTGGCCGGCACCATTACTTCCAAAGGGGAAGAGGACTTCCTCACGCTGGCTGCCACTCGGCTGGGCCGCAGGAAGCGCGTCATCGGAGTGGCAGTGGGTGTGGCTATGGTGCTTGTTCTATTAGTCGCCATTCCGCTATTGGTCCACAGCACTAAAACGGGGGGTGCTGGAGGTGGGGGGACCCATTATGAGATGCTGGGCAGCTGCAGGATGGTCTGTGACCCTTTCACCCCAGCCCAAAGTGGCCACGAGCTGGCCGTCGTTTCCCCGCCGCCTCCAGATTTCACAGCACGAAGAGGCAAGTCTGGATTCCGCGGCAATCCCGGCCTTCCTGGTCCCCCTGGCCCTCGAGGGCCCCCTGGAGAGCCGGGTAAGCCCGGTCCCCCGGGCCCCCCGGGGCCTGGGCCGGGCGGCTATGTgtcctcctacagtccaaagatTGCTTTCTATGCAGGTCTCCGTAAGCAGCACGAGGGCAGCGAGGTGCTCAAGTTTGACGATGTGGTGACCAATGTAGGAAACTACTATGAGCCGAGCACTGGCAAGTTCACCTGCCCTTTGCCTGGCATCTATTACTTCACCTACCACGTTCTCATGAGAGGAGGCGATGGGACCAGCATGTGGGCGGATCTGAAGAAGAATGGGCAGGTCAGGCCGAGATTACCACATTTGTGTATCACTGTGTGCGTGTCTTTGTGTGCCTGATCTGTGCTCTGTGTTAGCACAACTTTTGCCAAATTACTTTATCACCCTAAGCTTTTTTATCACCCTGTCTCCTCATTGCTTTTATTTGTGTCTGTCCTCTCCTTGTCTATCTGGGGCTCATCTGTGTAAGCAAGGCATCCATTTATCTCTCCTTCCATCCTTGTGTCTCTCCCTGTCAAGACAATGTGTGGACTCACTGATTTATGCCATATATTTCCATGGATATATGATCTTCCTGGACATTATTTGTATGATATAATTTGTACAGCCAGTTTGATATTCGCTCTTTTAAGTGCTTATACTGAGATCAGTGAATAACATCTTTTTAAGTGGTATGTTGTTATAATGTTGAAATTCGATATTTAGTGAACTGGTGATAAGCAACGAAGCCTTAGTTTCTGGATATTAACACAGCATTAACTATGCATGATGAGATTGTGGTTTAGAGCAAAAATGTCAGAGACAGGGAGCTGTTGAGAGATTGGTGTTTTTAGGGAATCTGTCATTTAGCAAACCTTGCACCAGTTCTTGAACAATTGCTTCTAGAAAAGATATAGACCTACATGCAAGAAAGAGGAAAAACTGGGAATAAAATCTGCAAATAAGTGTGAGAAGGTCGACTCGACCAGGAGGAATCAGAAAAATAGAAGCTATTAATATAAAGAAGAATGtatgggttggcaccccgtcctgagttgttcccagccttgcacccatagcctctggaATAGGCTCCCGACCCTCTaagaccctgaataggacaagtggtttcaaaAAGGGATGGATGAGCTATCGGGATGTGTGAGACCTGATCTGGGCAGGTCAGTAGACTGGAGCATGTGACAAAGGAGTGGGAACAGGAGTGGAGATAGATTTAACAAAAATAGAGGGTGGGAGTGCAGAAAAATGAGACCTTTTGATGTAAAAGCAGACAGAAGTAAAGGAGGCGTTTGGTCAAAGGATGGGCTACTACTGGCGTGACATTTGGGTCTGGATGTGTAAAGACCAAACAAAGAAAAAGCACCAAGTAATGTAATGATGATGGTGAAAGACACAGGTGACCTGATTGAGGGGGTCCAGTCCTCCTCACTTTACAGTATAGAGTCCTTTAGGAATGAGATTAAGAAACAATAAGATGGGACACGCTCCAGGCAGCTGCTCCCACTAAAGCATTAATGGTTGTTTATGTCTTTCCCTGAGTTACATTTATGACCCCGAAAGAAACCTGCCTGAATTAAGGCCCAGAAGCAGGAGTGATGAAGTGTTACCTTGGCCCGCACTTAATCTTCAAGCACACAGAGCGGCGCTGCGACGCGAGCAGACATCCCAGACGGCGCGTTTAAAATACAGCCTGGTCGTCAGGGGCACGGCGACGCGGTCGTCCCGGTCGGCTTGGTGACGGAGCTGGCGGGTAGCTAGGCGATCGGGGTGGTACCCACACTGAAGTGAACCACGGCACTAAGAGTTGGGTTCCAGTCCTCGGAGAATCTCTCATTCTGAAGCAATTACATAGGAGCAGGAAGTAAAGACAGCTTCCatgtgaccaatcagagcatGTTGGAGAATGAAATCCAGCTGGAGGATAATAATAGATCAAggaatctggaaaaaaaaactcagtttgCAAAGGGGCTTGATTTAAAGGTCTCAGATCCACTCAGATCCCTCATAATTACTACTAATGACTTAAAGGACTCAGATGCTCCAGTCAGGGCTGTGAGTTTTTACTTTATTGCATCACTTGACTAAAAGCCTTTACAGGACATTTAGTGAGTCAGTTAATCCATGTTTACTTACACAAACTACCACTGTGCTATCAGGTTATTGGGGTCAACTGCAGTGCCTCAGACCTTTATATTGGACTTTCTAGCAGAGCTGTCAGCTGGCTTATGCCGATAGCGGCTGAATCTCAGGGTCACCGTTCTCCACAGCAATGCTAATCGAGAGCAGTGGGAAAGGAAGTGCTTCTCTTAATTAGCCTTCATTCTGTTCACTTTCTGACATCGTAGCATGCAGTATGTGTGAGTCTTAATGAAGTTCACAGATGAAAAGGTCTGAAATGGACCT
This genomic interval from Paramormyrops kingsleyae isolate MSU_618 chromosome 8, PKINGS_0.4, whole genome shotgun sequence contains the following:
- the c1ql4b gene encoding complement C1q-like protein 4; this encodes MVLVLLVAIPLLVHSTKTGGAGGGGTHYEMLGSCRMVCDPFTPAQSGHELAVVSPPPPDFTARRGKSGFRGNPGLPGPPGPRGPPGEPGKPGPPGPPGPGPGGYVSSYSPKIAFYAGLRKQHEGSEVLKFDDVVTNVGNYYEPSTGKFTCPLPGIYYFTYHVLMRGGDGTSMWADLKKNGQVRASAIAQDADQNYDYASNSVILHLDVGDEVFVQLDGGKVHGGNTNKYSTFSGFLIYAD